In Nicotiana tabacum cultivar K326 chromosome 19, ASM71507v2, whole genome shotgun sequence, one DNA window encodes the following:
- the LOC107824180 gene encoding disease resistance protein RGA2-like, which yields MAEAVLSALMEVLFQKISSQIFQKNGLLGSTKKEMINLQSTVSTIQAVLQDAEDRQMKDKALKNWLVKLKDIVYEADDLLDEYLTELLLHKVILDDRETHYCVSYAVTSLYLNGTLLCLGYRMKLKLKEVGEKLELVANERTKFHFRDVVYQRCFSCERLQSDSYVIESKVFGRNKDKENIIKLFIESDVPVVSIVGIGGIGKTTVAKLVYNDAFVEDKFDTRIWVCVSKGFDVKRLLKAIIEYATGSSCNLVEMEAILRRVQALILGKKFLLVLDDVWDDDHEKYERLKNLVHNGLDGSRLLVTTRNEKTALLMGTANPYRLEGLSDDDCWSLFQELAYKNRQKELLALEELGKEIAKKCRGVPLVAKALGSLMCLKNQKSEWSFIRDCAMWDLMGHEDGAGSLSALRLSYEYLPTHLKQCFAYCSIFPKGYRINKNTLICLWIAEGFVPSSESMPPEEAGNGYFNELLWRSFFQNVRRDFDGNIVDCDMHDLVHDLSKSVGGVDCLTTEFGKEVIIPAATRHLSMLGSEMVPKKLGMLRSAQKLRSFLLLDGQRNITKLSKRFFSSFKSVRVLDCSGSRIKKLSKSVGTLLHLRYLNLSHTLLKTLPKSICCLLNLESLILKDCNHLIELPAEIRKLVNLRHLDIYGCTSLTMLPGGIGKMRSLQTLPVYIVSKAAASDISELQRLDLHGELMIKNLENLSDEICAKNANLKGKRHIRFLKLIWDQVEEMGTRENVERIVESLQPNSDLSKLHIEGYIGANFPSWLMNIYLVHIVEIWLLKCHRCVELPRLGKLPFLEVLTVDGMDSAMYFCNISGEEDSATQFASLKQLTLRNMPNLLGWSVNKDHSILHCLKKFTCEACPYLNKLPDLPSLDSLELSDCSSELLVEAAAKITSLTHLMISGCLEILHLPEGLLKNNINLLSVEIRDCAEIQSLSSELKVLPCLESLSISNCNSLSSVLDSCGLETLKSLSIHGCRNISLEKGLQSLQVLQYASLSDCENLTILPMTMQNLTSLQTLHIWSCPKMYMLPEWLGDLISLRELELWYCENLSSVPESVKKLTKLQFLSIWGCPNLGVRCRKDVGEDWHKIKHVPFIKINGPYIQAMTGK from the coding sequence AAGGTAATTCTCGATGACCGAGAAACCCATTATTGTGTTTCCTATGCTGTGACTTCTCTTTATCTGAATGGTACTTTACTTTGTCTGGGTTACCGTATGAAGTTGAAACTGAAAGAAGTTGGAGAAAAGTTAGAATTGGTTGCAAATGAGAGAACCAAATTCCATTTTAGGGATGTTGTTTATCAGAGATGCTTTTCTTGTGAAAGACTACAGTCAGACTCTTATGTAATTGAATCAAAGGTTTTTGGTAGAAATAAGGATAAAGAAAACATAATCAAGCTATTTATAGAATCTGATGTACCGGTTGTTAGCATTGTTGGAATTGGAGGAATTGGGAAGACAACAGTTGCAAAATTGGTTTACAATGATGCTTTTGTAGAGGATAAATTTGATACAAGAATATGGGTTTGTGTCTCAAAAGGATTTGATGTGAAAAGGCTTCTTAAAGCAATCATAGAATATGCCACTGGTAGTAGTTGTAACCTTGTAGAGATGGAGGCGATCCTGCGGCGTGTCCAAGCGCTAATATTGGGCAAGAAATTTTTGCTTGTCCTAGATGATGTATGGGATGATGATCATGAGAAATACGAGAGACTAAAGAATTTAGTTCACAATGGTTTGGATGGTAGTAGGCTGTTAGTGACTACTCGAAATGAGAAGACTGCGCTACTGATGGGCACAGCAAATCCATATCGTTTGGAAGGCCTTTCGGATGATGATTGCTGGTCCTTGTTTCAGGAACTGGCATACAAGAATAGGCAAAAAGAATTATTAGCTCTTGAAGAGCTTGGGAAAGAGATCGCCAAGAAATGTAGGGGAGTTCCTTTAGTGGCAAAGGCCCTTGGAAGTTTAATGTGCTTGAAGAATCAGAAATCTGAGTGGTCTTTCATCCGAGATTGTGCAATGTGGGATCTTATGGGACATGAAGACGGAGCTGGAAGTCTTTCGGCCCTAAGATTAAGTTATGAGTACTTGCCGACACATCTGAAACAATGTTTTGCATATTGTTCTATATTTCCTAAGGGCTATAGGATAAATAAAAACACCTTGATATGCCTATGGATAGCGGAAGGATTTGTTCCATCCTCTGAAAGCATGCCACCTGAAGAAGCTGGGAATGGTTATTTCAATGAGTTGTTGTGGCGCTCCTTCTTCCAAAATGTGAGAAGAGATTTTGATGGGAATATAGTTGACTGTGACATGCATGATCTTGTCCACGATCTTTCCAAATCTGTAGGTGGTGTTGATTGTTTAACAACAGAATTTGGCAAGGAAGTTATTATTCCTGCGGCCACACGCCACTTATCAATGCTCGGGAGTGAGATGGTACCCAAAAAACTTGGCATGTTGAGGAGTGCTCAAAAGCTgcgatcatttcttcttttggatggGCAGAGAAATATCACGAAACTATCCAAGAGATTCTTTTCGAGCTTTAAATCTGTTCGGGTATTAGATTGCAGTGGTAGTCGGATAAAGAAGTTGTCTAAGTCAGTTGGTACTTTATTACATCTACGGTACCTCAATCTTTCACATACTCTGCTAAAAACATTGCCAAAGTCTATCTGTTGCCTCCTTAATCTTGAATCTTTAATACTTAAGGATTGCAACCATCTGATAGAACTTCCGGCAGAAATTAGAAAGTTGGTGAACCTTAGACATCTGGATATATACGGATGCACATCCTTAACCATGTTACCTGGTGGCATTGGAAAAATGAGATCCCTGCAAACATTGCCAGTTTACATTGTTAGCAAGGCTGCTGCTAGTGACATTTCCGAGTTGCAGAGACTTGATCTTCATGGTGAATTAATGATAAAGAACCTTGAGAATTTGTCCGACGAGATATGTGCCAAAAATGCTAACTTGAAAGGGAAGAGGCACATCCGATTTCTAAAGTTAATATGGGATCAAGTTGAAGAAATGGGCACAAGAGAAAATGTTGAGCGCATTGTTGAGAGCCTTCAACCAAATTCTGATTTGAGCAAGTTACACATAGAGGGTTATATTGGTGCAAATTTCCCCAGTTGGTTGATGAATATATACTTGGTACACATTGTGGAAATCTGGCTTTTAAAATGTCACAGGTGTGTGGAGCTGCCTCGACTAGGGAAGTTGCCTTTTCTTGAGGTTCTCACTGTTGACGGGATGGATTCTGCAATGTATTTCTGCAATATTTCTGGTGAAGAGGATTCGGCAACTCAATTTGCATCACTGAAGCAACTGACCCTCCGGAATATGCCCAATCTATTGGGATGGTCAGTTAATAAAGATCATAGTATTCTTCATTGTCTGAAGAAATTTACGTGCGAGGCATGTCCCTATTTGAATAAATTGCCAGATCTTCCCTCTCTTGACTCATTAGAATTGTCTGATTGTAGCAGTGAATTACTAGTAGAGGCAGCAGCCAAGATTACCTCCCTTACTCATCTTATGATCAGTGGATGTTTGGAAATTCTACACTTGCCTGAGGGGTTGCTGAAAAATAATATCAATCTGCTTTCCGTGGAAATTAGAGATTGTGCGGAGATTCAAAGTCTTTCGAGTGAGCTGAAAGTTCTTCCTTGTCTCGAGTCATTAAGCATCAGTAACTGTAACAGTCTCAGTTCTGTGCTCGATTCATGTGGACTTGAAACTTTGAAGTCCTTGTCCATTCATGGTTGTCGTAACATTAGCCTGGAAAAAGGATTACAAAGTTTACAGGTTCTTCAATATGCATCACTCTCTGACTGTGAAAACTTGACAATCTTGCCGATGACTATGCAAAACCTTACATCTCTCCAAACTCTGCATATATGGAGCTGTCCTAAGATGTATATGCTCCCAGAATGGCTAGGAGATCTCATTTCTCTTAGAGAATTGGAGCTGTGGTACTGTGAAAATCTAAGTTCTGTACCAGAATCAGTGAAAAAGCTAACCAAGCTTCAGTTTCTGTCTATATGGGGCTGTCCAAACTTGGGAGTAAGATGCAGAAAGGATGTCGGAGAAGATTGGCACAAGATAAAACATGTCCCATTCATCAAGATTAATGGCCCATATATCCAAGCTATGACAGGTAAGTGA
- the LOC107788168 gene encoding serine/threonine-protein kinase-like protein At3g51990 encodes MGYLSCKAESSISISNSQKTHQPHNEEKEKPIKIQEFNYRDLEAATNGFSDQKLLGRGSHGLVYKGILRNGRLVAVKRSSRGAPRFSTDNCNEVENEIDILSKLQSPRLVNLVGVSTDSHDRLLVVEFMSNGTLYDVLHSNSRSVSWGRRIKLAFQTAKAVDILHSLNPPVIHRDIKSANVLIDRNFHARLGDFGLALRCHLDDFRLRSTPPAGTMGYLDPCYVTPDNLSTKTDVFSFGILLLEIISGRKAIDVAYSPPSIVDWAIPLIKRGKLLAVYDPRIPPPKDPLVRKQLAIVAAKCVRSCRERRPTMKEVVECLSGLSKLAPLHSWNGFTNPCLMVETVGRPVESKTSQLNLRIKERDLDGGDARLATPLRNSQRVYSDLGFRSNLMDLMAGNDGHSEFRGDADGVEPKSKSISRALSCRYVSGSVVGRRNNESLVHSNGRGGTSRLRRNNSVGAHSDRD; translated from the coding sequence ATGGGTTATCTATCATGTAAAGCTGAATCTTCCATATCAATTTCCAATTCTCAGAAAACCCATCAACCCCATAATGAAGAAAAGGAGAAACCCATCAAAATTCAGGAGTTTAACTACAGGGATCTTGAAGCTGCCACTAATGGTTTCTCTGACCAAAAGCTTCTTGGTAGGGGCAGCCATGGACTTGTCTATAAAGGAATACTTCGCAATGGGCGTCTTGTAGCTGTCAAGAGGTCTTCTAGAGGTGCCCCAAGATTCAGCACAGATAATTGTAATGAGGTAGAGAATGAAATTGATATTCTTTCCAAATTGCAAAGTCCAAGATTGGTTAATCTTGTTGGTGTTAGCACTGATTCTCATGATAGGCTTTTGGTTGTTGAGTTTATGTCTAATGGTACACTTTATGATGTTCTTCATTCCAATTCTCGTTCAGTTAGTTGGGGTAGAAGGATAAAGTTGGCTTTTCAAACTGCTAAAGCTGTTGATATTCTCCATTCTTTGAACCCTCCTGTAATTCATCGCGATATTAAGTCTGCTAATGTGTTGATAGACAGGAATTTTCATGCtcgtttgggcgattttgggttAGCGTTAAGGTGTCATCTTGATGATTTTAGGTTGAGGTCTACTCCTCCTGCCGGTACAATGGGTTATCTCGATCCATGTTATGTGACCCCTGATAATTTAAGCACCAAGACTGATGTTTTCAgttttgggattttattgttggagaTTATTAGTGGGAGGAAGGCTATTGATGTAGCATATTCGCCGCCTTCCATTGTGGATTGGGCGATTCCATTGATTAAGAGAGGGAAGTTGTTGGCTGTATACGATCCGAGGATTCCACCTCCCAAGGATCCTTTGGTGAGAAAGCAATTGGCAATTGTGGCTGCTAAATGTGTGAGGTCTTGTAGGGAGAGGCGGCCAACTATGAAGGAGGTTGTTGAATGTTTGAGCGGGTTGAGTAAGTTGGCACCCCTACATTCTTGGAATGGTTTTACCAATCCTTGTTTGATGGTTGAAACTGTGGGGCGACCTGTTGAGTCGAAAACCAGCCAATTGAACTTGAGGATAAAAGAAAGAGATTTGGATGGTGGAGATGCTAGACTTGCAACACCACTCAGGAATTCGCAGAGGGTTTACTCTGACTTGGGGTTCCGCAGCAATTTGATGGATTTAATGGCTGGAAACGATGGGCACTCTGAATTTAGGGGAGATGCTGATGGGGTTGAACCTAAGTCAAAATCTATCAGTAGAGCTTTGAGCTGCAGATATGTAAGCGGTTCAGTTGTTGGTAGAAGAAACAATGAGTCTTTAGTTCACAGCAATGGTAGAGGAGGCACATCCCGTTTGAGAAGAAACAATTCAGTTGGTGCGCATTCAGATAGGGATTAA